Genomic DNA from Rana temporaria chromosome 1, aRanTem1.1, whole genome shotgun sequence:
GCACCTCTTGTCCTCCTTGTGAAAGTAGGTACCCTTTTTTTGTATGGACAGCTTTGTGGCCAATTCATCTGTGGCTTGTAGATGGATCTTCAATGCTGTCTGCCGTCTTAAACCAGCCATCTGTGATATTCTCTGCttgtaaaagaaaatgtttgtATTTCTTCAGCACCTTACATCCCATTGTTTTCCTTTGAAATGTTGAGGATGGAAAACGTAATCCATAATGTACAGTCACTTGTGTTATATGATACCTCCGACAAAGAATACAAGACAAGTTGGAAATAATAGCCGTTATCTCGGCCTTGCTTGCATTTAACTGAGCGTGCAAACTCTTGCTTTTGGGATTCAGTGTCATCTGATGCAGCGTGATGTTTCCTATTGCGGCCTTCATATACAGAAAGATCTTATACAGTTCAataaatttttcttcttcacttgtATTCGTTACATTGAATTTAGGAAGATTAAGAGATTCTGGATTACACAGACTATTAGTATCCAGGTCTTTTAGGTTTTGATGGTtctggaagaaaaataaaatgtgaagTTTAGTTTACATAAGTTGTTGCGTTAGTATGTTTTGTACAATTGACATGAAATTGGATAATAtgctgtgaaaaaaaatctgctaTTTTTTAAGGGTATTGATGTATTTGCTACACATTGTTATTAATTTGTGGAGAGTaaaagagttatgccgcgtacacacgatcggttcctctgatgaaaacagtctgatggactgttttcatcagacgaaccgatcgtgtgtgggccccatcggtttttttatccatcggtgaaaaaactaggaacttgttttaaaattatctgttaaaaaaacgatagaaaaaaacgatcgtctgtgggcacgtacatcggttaaaaatccatgcatgctcagaatcaagttgacgcatgcttggaagcattgaacttcatttttctcagcacgtcgttgtgttttacgtcaccgcgttctgacacaaccgtattttttaactgatggtgtgtaggcaagactgatgaaagtcagcttcgtcggatatctgatgaaaaaatccatcagaccgttttcatcagatgaaccgatcgtgtgtacagggcataaggccccTTGCTGTCACACActtagcgggcggatgacaggacaCAATACATATATGGCAGCTGCTTTACCTGCTAAAATATATGTATTTCTGTTCATCTAGTTCAGAGATTTACACAGCTGTGCCAAACAACACAGCCCTGTCTGGCAGGACAGGAGACCTTACATCCctgagcctgtgactggacagtgaaagaagaagcagcacCCTCTGTCGCTCCACTCTTTCCTCCTATCAATGTGCTCCTTGCAGCACAACTGACTGGTTCCTTGTGCTGATTCTCCCTCTACCATTCTGTTGTACagtgcaagaggctgatacctgATAAGTTAAATTCATGGACTACTGCtaacaaaataaatgtaatgatGTATTCATGAAAACAGAACTCATTACActaatttgtgtatttttaaatCTGCCTAAAGTTCAGGCTTAAGTACTACATGATGAAATTATGGCTTGATAAAATAACTGTCAAATAACCACACCCTGAAGATTAAATCAAAATACAACATTGACTAACTTTCCTTTATGTTAATTGTGCACGTTATTGGGAAGAAGGGAACCTCATTCTGTTGAAAGATTAGGTCACAGACTATACAATAACTTGCAGCCTTTGGTTTTATGCCGTCAACGACACTTAGTATAACCATTATAATAAATAGGTCATCATAAActgaaaatacaatttttaaaattacaACATTGACCTTCCTGCACCACAgttttatatttatacacataggtgcagcctattgcattaggcccctttcacactagggcgggaggtgcgttggcggtaaagtgccgctatttttagcgtcgctttaccgtcggatttgcggcactattcggccactagggggcagttttaccccccgctaaTGGCAGAGAAACGCACTTTGCCGGCTGAATAGCCGCGGTGccttattgatttcaatgggcaggagcggtggaggagcggtacacacaccgctccttcactgctccaaagaattgcaggtgctatttttagcgcaatagcgcctgcaaaatgacccagtgtga
This window encodes:
- the LIF gene encoding leukemia inhibitory factor — translated: MQLLAVIVQLLIFQQWALLLGRAKPLDAASPLCAHVNECNKNLTAIMEQIQSQIKLMHTEAGHLLHTYNHQNLKDLDTNSLCNPESLNLPKFNVTNTSEEEKFIELYKIFLYMKAAIGNITLHQMTLNPKSKSLHAQLNASKAEITAIISNLSCILCRRYHITQVTVHYGLRFPSSTFQRKTMGCKVLKKYKHFLLQAENITDGWFKTADSIEDPSTSHR